In one window of Burkholderia cepacia ATCC 25416 DNA:
- a CDS encoding ATP-binding protein, translating into MKKDDDSPRSHPPPGLPDARDLVHRFAEFRFQTVVGSITDYAVFMLDPHGNVATWNAGAERIKGYRAAEIVGHHFSCFYPPDAIAAGRPSHGLDEAAARGHFVDEGWRVRKDGSQFWASVTIAPVHDNVNQLCGFIKITRDMTERKRLEELEASTHRLSVFIAMLAHELRNHLSPLRHSVGVLQSLPDPAPVLAQCRDAVHRQVGQLTRLVDDLLDVGRITAGKVELNDRPVAVRDIVCRGVESIQPKLAARGQHLHVDLPADPVLLHGDDARLVQVLHNLLDNASKFSPHGGRIDVGARVEGPVVAIRVTDHGVGIAHGALETIFDLFEQRGASGGSPTGGFGLGLAICRTFVELHGGRISAESDGPGHGATFTVRLPITRTGRAEQAGAREPAAHAPSDTTPLRIVIVDDNRDSADTLAVLLKVKGHAPRVAYNAGDALTLARDYAPQLMILDLTMPDVDGFTLLHELRAIDALRDTTCVALSGHARASDLARTEREGFDAHLVKPVEINVLDALLQRVARGIRRPS; encoded by the coding sequence ATGAAGAAAGACGACGACTCCCCTCGCTCCCATCCGCCGCCCGGTTTACCCGATGCGCGCGACCTGGTGCATCGCTTCGCCGAGTTCCGTTTTCAGACGGTCGTCGGCTCGATTACCGACTACGCGGTGTTCATGCTCGATCCGCACGGCAATGTCGCGACGTGGAACGCGGGTGCCGAGCGCATCAAGGGCTATCGCGCGGCCGAGATCGTCGGCCATCACTTCTCGTGCTTCTATCCGCCCGATGCGATCGCGGCCGGCCGGCCGTCGCACGGGCTCGACGAGGCGGCCGCGCGGGGCCACTTCGTGGATGAAGGCTGGCGCGTGCGCAAGGACGGCTCGCAGTTCTGGGCGAGCGTGACGATCGCCCCCGTGCACGATAACGTGAACCAGCTGTGCGGCTTCATCAAGATCACGCGGGACATGACCGAGCGCAAGCGGCTCGAGGAACTCGAAGCGTCCACGCACCGGCTCAGCGTGTTCATCGCGATGCTCGCGCACGAGCTGCGCAACCATCTCTCGCCGCTGCGCCATTCGGTCGGCGTGCTGCAGAGCCTGCCCGATCCGGCACCCGTGCTCGCGCAATGCCGCGACGCCGTGCATCGCCAGGTCGGGCAACTGACACGGCTCGTCGACGATCTGCTCGACGTCGGCCGCATCACGGCCGGCAAGGTCGAGTTGAACGATCGCCCCGTCGCCGTGCGCGACATCGTGTGCCGCGGCGTCGAAAGCATCCAGCCGAAGCTGGCCGCGCGCGGGCAGCACCTCCACGTCGACCTGCCGGCCGATCCCGTGCTGCTGCACGGCGACGATGCACGGCTCGTCCAGGTGCTGCACAACCTGCTCGACAACGCGTCGAAGTTCTCGCCGCACGGCGGGCGGATCGACGTGGGCGCACGGGTGGAAGGGCCGGTGGTCGCCATCCGCGTCACCGATCATGGCGTCGGCATCGCGCACGGCGCGCTCGAAACGATCTTCGACCTGTTCGAGCAGCGAGGCGCGTCGGGTGGCTCGCCGACCGGCGGCTTCGGGCTCGGGCTCGCGATCTGCCGGACGTTCGTCGAACTGCACGGCGGGCGGATTTCCGCGGAAAGCGACGGGCCCGGGCACGGCGCGACGTTCACGGTGCGGCTGCCGATCACACGGACGGGACGTGCGGAGCAGGCCGGCGCGCGCGAGCCGGCGGCGCACGCGCCATCGGACACCACGCCGCTGCGCATCGTGATCGTCGACGACAACCGCGACTCGGCCGACACGCTCGCCGTGCTGCTCAAGGTGAAGGGGCATGCGCCGCGCGTCGCATACAACGCAGGCGATGCGCTGACGCTCGCCCGCGACTACGCGCCGCAACTGATGATCCTCGACCTGACGATGCCCGACGTCGACGGCTTCACGCTGCTGCACGAACTGCGCGCGATCGACGCGCTGCGCGACACGACCTGCGTCGCGCTGTCCGGCCACGCGCGCGCGTCCGACCTCGCACGCACCGAACGCGAGGGCTTCGACGCGCACCTCGTGAAACCCGTCGAGATCAACGTGCTCGACGCACTGCTGCAGCGTGTCGCACGCGGGATTCGGCGTCCGTCGTAA
- a CDS encoding Dyp-type peroxidase, whose product MTDRQPTMQTPPPLSQAVHSPITRSAIFLVATINPGADHADTIRSWCGDIAALVRSVGKRVPGGNLTCVCGFGADAWDALFGDPRPAALHPFREFGAGQRVAVATPGDILLHIRAEAMDLCFELATQLLGALGDAVTVVDEVHGFRNFDQRAMIGFVDGTENPEGREAVDFTVIGDEDAEFAGGSYVIVQKYLHDMAGWNALAVETQERIIGRTKLSDIELAPDVKPSCSHSSLTTLDENGQEVKILRDNMPFGRPGAGEFGTYFIGYARSPAPIEQMLENMFVGRPPGNYDRLLDYSRAVTGSLFFVPSADLLEALADRAAPAADAAQPEASPSAPHRDGSLKIGSLKGIPS is encoded by the coding sequence ATGACTGACCGGCAGCCCACGATGCAGACACCTCCCCCGCTCTCCCAGGCCGTTCACAGCCCGATCACGCGCAGCGCGATCTTCCTCGTGGCGACGATCAATCCCGGCGCCGATCACGCCGACACGATCCGTTCATGGTGCGGCGACATCGCCGCGCTCGTGCGCTCGGTCGGCAAGCGCGTGCCGGGCGGCAACCTCACCTGCGTATGCGGCTTCGGCGCCGACGCATGGGACGCGCTGTTCGGCGACCCACGCCCCGCCGCGCTGCATCCGTTCCGCGAGTTCGGCGCGGGGCAGCGCGTCGCGGTCGCGACGCCGGGCGACATCCTGCTGCACATCCGCGCGGAAGCGATGGACCTGTGCTTCGAACTCGCGACGCAGCTGCTCGGCGCGCTCGGCGATGCCGTCACGGTGGTCGACGAGGTGCACGGCTTCCGCAATTTCGACCAGCGCGCGATGATCGGCTTCGTCGACGGCACCGAGAACCCGGAAGGCCGCGAGGCGGTCGACTTCACGGTGATCGGCGACGAAGACGCGGAATTCGCGGGCGGCAGCTACGTGATCGTGCAGAAGTACCTGCACGACATGGCCGGCTGGAACGCGCTCGCGGTCGAGACGCAGGAGCGCATCATCGGCCGCACCAAATTGTCGGATATCGAACTCGCGCCGGACGTGAAGCCGTCGTGCTCGCACAGCTCGCTGACCACGCTCGACGAGAACGGCCAGGAAGTGAAGATCCTGCGCGACAACATGCCGTTCGGGCGCCCGGGCGCGGGCGAATTCGGCACCTATTTCATCGGCTACGCGCGCTCGCCGGCGCCGATCGAGCAGATGCTCGAGAACATGTTCGTCGGCCGGCCGCCCGGCAACTACGACCGCCTGCTCGACTACAGCCGCGCGGTCACCGGCTCGCTGTTCTTCGTGCCGTCCGCCGACCTGCTCGAAGCGCTCGCCGATCGCGCGGCGCCGGCCGCCGACGCCGCGCAGCCGGAAGCGTCGCCGTCCGCGCCGCATCGCGACGGTTCGCTGAAAATCGGCTCGCTGAAAGGCATCCCGTCGTAA
- a CDS encoding LysR family transcriptional regulator: protein MNLLEAMRVYVAVVERGGLSGAASELRLDEAQVSERIDCLERYLGCRLLLCREHDDVACSDAGVAFHVCCRRTLSAVEQAIGAAGPHAPAVQDALDAADAPDVPDSGAVHAAARDAAFPPPGAVQVSSTPLSP from the coding sequence ATGAACCTGCTGGAAGCGATGCGTGTGTATGTCGCGGTGGTCGAGCGTGGCGGCCTGTCCGGCGCGGCGTCCGAACTGCGGCTCGACGAAGCGCAGGTGAGCGAACGGATCGACTGCCTCGAACGGTATCTCGGCTGTCGCCTGCTGCTGTGCCGCGAGCACGACGACGTGGCCTGCTCCGATGCGGGCGTCGCGTTCCACGTGTGCTGCCGCCGGACGCTGTCCGCGGTCGAGCAGGCGATCGGCGCGGCCGGCCCGCACGCGCCGGCGGTGCAGGATGCGCTCGACGCGGCCGACGCGCCCGACGTGCCCGATAGCGGGGCTGTGCATGCTGCCGCGCGCGACGCGGCGTTCCCGCCACCCGGCGCCGTTCAAGTTTCCTCAACGCCACTGTCACCTTGA
- a CDS encoding NAD-dependent formate dehydrogenase — translation MATVLCVLYPDPVDGYPPRYVRDAIPVITHYADGQTAPTPAGPPGFRPGELVGSVSGALGLRGYLEAHGHTLIVTSDKDGPDSEFERRLPEADVVISQPFWPAYLTAERIARAPKLKLALTAGIGSDHVDLDAAARAHVTVAEVTGSNSISVAEHVVMTTLALVRNYLPSHAIAQQGGWNIADCVSRSYDVEGMHFGTVGAGRIGLAVLRRLKPFGLQLHYTQRHRLDASVEQELALTYHADAASLASAVDIVNLQIPLYPSTEHLFDAAMIARMKRGAYLINTARAKLVDRDAVVNAVTSGHLAGYGGDVWFPQPAPADHPWRAMPFNGMTPHISGTSLSAQARYAAGTLEILQCWFDGKPIRNEYLIVDGGTLAGTGAQSYRLT, via the coding sequence ATGGCCACCGTCCTGTGCGTGCTCTACCCCGATCCGGTCGACGGCTACCCGCCGCGCTACGTGCGCGACGCGATTCCGGTCATCACGCACTACGCGGACGGGCAAACCGCGCCGACGCCCGCCGGCCCGCCCGGCTTCCGGCCCGGCGAACTCGTCGGCTCGGTGTCCGGCGCGCTCGGGTTGCGCGGCTATCTGGAGGCGCACGGCCACACGCTGATCGTCACGAGCGACAAGGACGGCCCCGATTCGGAATTCGAGCGCCGGCTGCCGGAAGCAGACGTGGTGATCTCGCAGCCGTTCTGGCCCGCGTACCTGACGGCCGAACGGATTGCCCGCGCGCCGAAGCTGAAGCTCGCGCTGACGGCTGGCATCGGCTCCGATCACGTCGATCTCGACGCCGCCGCGCGCGCGCATGTCACCGTCGCCGAAGTCACCGGCTCGAACAGCATCAGCGTGGCCGAGCACGTGGTGATGACGACGCTCGCGCTGGTGCGCAACTACCTGCCGTCGCATGCGATCGCGCAACAAGGCGGCTGGAACATCGCGGATTGCGTGTCGCGCAGCTACGACGTCGAGGGCATGCATTTCGGCACGGTCGGCGCGGGGCGCATCGGGCTCGCCGTGCTGCGGCGGCTGAAGCCGTTCGGCCTGCAGCTGCACTACACGCAGCGCCACCGGCTCGACGCGTCGGTCGAGCAGGAACTCGCGCTCACGTATCACGCCGATGCCGCGTCGCTCGCGAGCGCCGTCGACATCGTCAACCTGCAGATCCCGCTTTACCCGTCGACGGAGCACCTGTTCGACGCGGCGATGATCGCGCGCATGAAGCGCGGCGCGTACCTGATCAACACCGCCCGCGCGAAGCTGGTCGACCGCGACGCGGTCGTGAATGCCGTCACGTCCGGGCATCTCGCGGGCTACGGCGGCGACGTGTGGTTTCCCCAGCCGGCGCCGGCCGATCACCCGTGGCGCGCGATGCCGTTCAACGGGATGACCCCGCACATCTCCGGCACGTCGCTGTCCGCGCAGGCACGCTATGCGGCCGGCACGCTGGAGATCCTGCAGTGCTGGTTCGACGGCAAGCCGATCCGCAACGAATACCTGATCGTCGACGGCGGCACGCTCGCGGGAACGGGCGCGCAGTCGTACCGGCTGACGTGA
- a CDS encoding FAD-dependent oxidoreductase: MTGSDASSSRPDLTQGIALDDLADGAMIEGHVGDTAVLLVRRADELFAVGAQCPHYGAPLADGLLEGDTIHCPWHHAAFCLRTGALLRAPALDGLPCWRVERRDGRAVVLDARPAAAPPTLNAAGLPASVVIVGGGAAAIAATVTLRQAGYPHPVTMLTADADPPYDRPNLSKDYLAGTADADWLPLRAPSFYTDHRIDVRCGTRVARIDPARQAVELADGSRVGYGALLLATGAEPNRLSVPGADLPHVCVLRSRADCDALIAKLKTARRCVVVGASFIGLEAAAALRTRGLDVQVVAPDAHPMARVLGEALGDTIKALHESHGVVFHLGATPARITPDSVTLSTGDVLPADVVLVGIGVHPNVALAQEAGLAVERGVTVDRFLQTSVPGIYAAGDIARWPDPLTGERIRVEHWVVAERQGIVAAHNMLGQQRPFDAVPFFWSQHYDLTINYVGHAEQWDRVEIDGDLGAHDCAIAYWRGDTRLAVATIGRDLDSLKAEAAFERQIAAARRPRDDMIRTRRQDES, from the coding sequence ATGACTGGAAGCGACGCTTCGTCGTCACGCCCCGACCTCACGCAGGGCATCGCGCTCGACGATCTCGCCGACGGCGCGATGATCGAGGGCCATGTCGGCGATACCGCGGTGCTGCTCGTGCGCCGCGCCGACGAACTGTTTGCCGTGGGCGCGCAGTGCCCGCACTACGGCGCGCCATTGGCCGACGGCCTGCTGGAGGGCGACACGATCCACTGCCCATGGCATCACGCGGCGTTCTGCCTGCGCACGGGCGCATTGCTGCGCGCACCGGCGCTCGACGGGCTCCCGTGCTGGCGCGTCGAACGCCGCGACGGCCGTGCCGTCGTGCTTGATGCGCGGCCGGCTGCCGCGCCTCCCACGCTGAATGCGGCCGGGCTGCCTGCGTCGGTGGTGATCGTCGGCGGCGGCGCCGCTGCGATCGCGGCCACCGTGACGCTGCGGCAGGCGGGTTATCCGCATCCCGTCACGATGCTTACCGCCGATGCCGATCCGCCGTACGACCGGCCGAACCTGTCGAAAGACTATCTCGCCGGCACGGCCGACGCCGACTGGCTGCCGCTGCGTGCGCCGTCGTTCTATACCGACCACCGGATCGACGTGCGGTGCGGCACGCGTGTCGCGCGGATCGACCCCGCGCGGCAGGCGGTCGAACTGGCCGACGGCAGCCGTGTCGGGTACGGCGCGCTGCTGCTGGCAACGGGCGCCGAGCCGAACCGGCTGAGCGTGCCGGGCGCGGATCTGCCGCACGTGTGCGTGCTGCGCTCGCGCGCCGATTGCGACGCGCTGATCGCCAAGCTGAAAACGGCCCGCCGCTGCGTGGTAGTCGGCGCGAGCTTCATCGGGCTCGAAGCGGCCGCCGCGTTGCGCACGCGCGGGCTCGACGTGCAGGTCGTCGCGCCCGATGCGCATCCGATGGCACGCGTGCTTGGCGAAGCGCTCGGCGACACGATCAAGGCCCTGCACGAATCGCACGGCGTCGTGTTCCATCTCGGCGCGACGCCGGCGCGGATCACGCCGGACAGCGTGACGCTGTCGACCGGCGACGTGCTGCCGGCCGACGTCGTGTTGGTCGGCATCGGCGTGCACCCGAACGTCGCGCTCGCGCAGGAAGCGGGGCTGGCCGTCGAACGCGGCGTGACGGTCGACCGCTTCCTTCAGACGAGTGTGCCCGGCATCTACGCGGCCGGCGACATCGCGCGCTGGCCCGATCCGTTGACGGGCGAGCGCATTCGCGTCGAGCACTGGGTCGTCGCCGAGCGGCAGGGCATCGTCGCGGCGCACAACATGCTTGGCCAGCAGCGCCCGTTCGACGCGGTGCCGTTCTTCTGGAGCCAGCATTACGACCTGACGATCAACTACGTCGGGCATGCGGAGCAATGGGATCGCGTCGAGATCGACGGCGACCTCGGCGCACACGACTGCGCGATCGCGTACTGGCGCGGCGACACGCGGCTTGCGGTCGCGACGATCGGCCGCGATCTCGACAGCCTGAAGGCAGAAGCGGCATTCGAGCGGCAGATTGCAGCCGCACGACGGCCGCGTGACGACATGATTCGAACCCGGAGGCAAGATGAGTCCTGA
- a CDS encoding DUF5594 family protein — translation MSPEIRARFETEFAPRIAARVLGLYQPGEVRVEVVPHDGQGSPTCVDVIGLTSTVGLPNRLNARLAWRDDAIAALLAEPDRSRFDRYLASLPVTIERWQMELPVDFSSRTQRDREILIGDLDFDA, via the coding sequence ATGAGTCCTGAAATCCGCGCACGTTTCGAAACCGAGTTTGCGCCGCGCATCGCGGCGCGCGTGCTCGGCCTGTATCAGCCTGGTGAAGTGCGCGTGGAAGTCGTGCCGCACGACGGGCAGGGGAGCCCGACCTGTGTGGACGTGATCGGGCTCACGTCGACGGTCGGGCTGCCGAACCGGTTGAACGCGCGGCTCGCGTGGCGCGACGATGCGATCGCTGCGTTGCTGGCCGAGCCCGACCGCAGCCGCTTCGACCGCTATCTCGCGTCGCTGCCGGTCACGATCGAGCGCTGGCAGATGGAATTGCCGGTCGACTTCAGCTCACGGACCCAGCGCGACCGCGAAATCCTGATCGGCGATCTCGATTTCGATGCGTGA
- a CDS encoding MarC family protein produces the protein MAFDLTFSIKVFAALFAIMNPIANIPVFLSLTEGAADGVRRKVALTAAIGVTVGCIVSAVAGGAILHVFGLTIDDFRLAGGLLVLLIALSMLHGAPSRQHSPGEDEGADPAAAESVAIYPLTIPLLVGPGTIATMIVLGHSAFSTGQELAFALGLAAFLVLLAVSLLSAPLIGHYLSPRVTAVTQRLMGMILAAIAMQMIVASLKAAFGLPH, from the coding sequence GTGGCCTTCGACCTGACCTTTTCGATCAAGGTGTTCGCGGCGCTGTTCGCGATCATGAACCCGATCGCGAACATCCCGGTGTTCCTGTCGCTGACGGAAGGCGCGGCGGACGGCGTGCGCCGCAAGGTCGCGCTGACGGCCGCGATCGGCGTGACGGTCGGCTGCATCGTGTCGGCCGTCGCGGGCGGCGCGATCCTGCACGTATTCGGCCTGACGATCGACGATTTCCGCCTCGCGGGCGGGCTGCTGGTGCTGCTGATCGCGCTGTCGATGCTGCACGGCGCGCCGAGCCGCCAGCATTCGCCGGGCGAGGACGAGGGCGCCGACCCTGCGGCGGCCGAGAGCGTCGCGATCTATCCGCTGACGATCCCGCTGCTCGTCGGCCCCGGCACGATCGCGACGATGATCGTGCTCGGGCACAGCGCGTTCTCGACCGGACAGGAACTCGCTTTCGCGCTCGGGCTCGCCGCGTTTCTCGTGCTGCTGGCCGTTTCGTTGCTGTCCGCGCCGCTGATCGGGCATTACCTGTCGCCGCGCGTGACGGCGGTGACCCAGCGCCTGATGGGGATGATCCTCGCGGCGATCGCGATGCAGATGATCGTCGCGAGCCTGAAAGCCGCGTTCGGGTTGCCGCATTGA
- a CDS encoding DUF1269 domain-containing protein, translated as MTRQLIVAVFGSVDTARRAASDFEALSDKHEGFHIENGVVVEKDATGKLAVLDAESRPFKGGVIGAIAGGLLGLLAGPLGVVTGMAAGAGAGILAEAAGNALLDGTFVETIAARLVPGSVAVILEAKEDTPFSVDNVVTGFGGKVFRQTLD; from the coding sequence ATGACCAGGCAACTGATCGTCGCCGTGTTCGGCAGCGTCGACACGGCCCGTCGGGCCGCGAGCGATTTCGAGGCGCTGTCGGACAAGCATGAGGGATTCCACATCGAGAACGGCGTCGTCGTCGAGAAGGACGCCACCGGCAAGCTCGCGGTGCTCGATGCCGAATCGCGGCCGTTCAAGGGCGGCGTGATCGGCGCGATCGCAGGCGGGTTGCTCGGGCTGCTCGCCGGGCCGCTCGGCGTGGTCACCGGCATGGCGGCCGGCGCGGGGGCCGGCATTCTCGCGGAAGCGGCCGGCAATGCGCTGCTCGACGGCACGTTCGTCGAGACGATTGCGGCGCGGCTCGTGCCCGGCAGCGTCGCGGTCATCCTCGAAGCGAAGGAGGACACGCCGTTCTCGGTCGACAACGTCGTGACGGGATTCGGCGGCAAGGTGTTCCGCCAGACGCTCGATTGA
- a CDS encoding DUF6566 family protein, protein MQATDTFMDHEIRVEATRNANGAWVAQVRIFRDGAPVDLPAPELVTPEWLTCDEALRGGIDQGRVIIKTRDR, encoded by the coding sequence ATGCAAGCCACCGACACCTTCATGGATCACGAGATTCGCGTCGAGGCGACGCGCAACGCGAACGGCGCATGGGTCGCGCAGGTGCGGATCTTCCGCGACGGCGCGCCGGTCGACCTGCCCGCGCCCGAACTCGTCACGCCCGAATGGCTCACGTGCGACGAAGCGCTGCGCGGCGGCATCGACCAGGGCCGCGTGATCATCAAGACACGCGACCGTTAA
- a CDS encoding phosphate-starvation-inducible protein PsiE, translating to MNTTTIPSSPAERIRRRFGHFLHAAELAGLIVIGLATAFAMAQEAWKVVLAGEVSLTDLLLMFLYLEVLAMDVRYLRLGRLPVRFPLFIAMTSLARDLILRGATDSPERMLMTTFGIVLLAVGVLILSFGQHRFPADVDDVEDDVHARR from the coding sequence TTGAATACGACCACCATTCCCAGCTCGCCGGCCGAGCGCATTCGCCGCCGCTTCGGCCATTTCCTTCACGCGGCCGAGCTGGCCGGGCTGATCGTGATCGGGCTCGCGACCGCGTTCGCAATGGCGCAGGAAGCGTGGAAGGTCGTGCTGGCGGGCGAAGTGTCGCTGACCGACCTGCTGCTGATGTTCCTGTACCTGGAAGTGCTCGCGATGGACGTGCGCTACCTGCGGCTCGGCCGGCTGCCCGTGCGGTTTCCGCTGTTCATTGCGATGACGTCACTCGCGCGCGACCTGATCCTGCGCGGGGCGACCGACAGCCCCGAGCGGATGCTGATGACGACGTTCGGAATCGTGCTGCTCGCGGTGGGCGTGCTGATCCTGAGTTTCGGCCAGCATCGCTTTCCGGCGGATGTCGACGATGTCGAGGACGATGTGCATGCGCGCAGGTGA